TGAATATGTTTCGATCGCCACAAAACGCGTGCGTGTCTCCTAACGGTAATAATTTTGTAATCGAACCGGTCTTGAGTTGGGGTAATTTATTATATTTAATCATGGTCTTTGCAACCCCACCTAAACCGGTCTTGCAAGTTCTTCTCGGACGTAATCACAAAGAGAATATTGGTCCAACAGACTCTTCGTTACCTAACCCAGGCCCAGTAATCATTGGCCCATTAGCTATTTTTTGGTTTTTTCCACGATAATTTAAATTGCGCCAAAAAAATTGAAAAATACCAAAGTGGGATCATATTTATTTTGTTATCAGTTCACTCTCTTTACTTACACTCAGTTCAAGGGTTTGTCTCCGGAGAGAAAGTTTGGGTTTTTATTTTCTGACAACAGACAATGAAGAGAGGCGATGAGATTGAAGTCTCCTCCGATGAAGAAGGGCTTAAAGGGTGTTGGTTCAGAGCCATTCTCGAAGACCCTCTGCCTAAATCCGGTAACAAAAAGCTGAACGTGTCTTTGCTAGCCAACGATGGCTCCTCCACCACTACTCAGAAAACCACTTACCGGAGATTCCTCCGGCCGATTCCGCCGGAAAGTCTGTTCACGGCGGCAGGGGAGTTTGAAGAAGGGTGTGTGGTGGAAGCTTCTCGGGGAGGCGGGTGGTGGACCGGTGCGGTTGTGAATAAGATAAACGATGAGGAAGTTTGGCTTTTCTTCGATTCACCACCGAATCTGCTCCAGTTCAGGACAGGACAGCTCAGACAACACTTTGACTGGGTCAAACAAGAATGGGTCTGACCACAAAACAAGGTTCGAGTTTTTTTTTTTAATGCTTTTTGTGGGTTGGTTTCTCATTATTTATGTTTTTGGTGTTATTGAAGGTTTTTGTGAGTAAGAAGTCAACATTTAGATGTGAGACTATGGTGGAAGTGAAAGTTGATGATGATGTTGACATGTGGGTACCATCAGTGATTGTTAAGGAGATGGTAAACAGGAAGAGTTTCGTTGTCAAGTCTTTGAAATACCTGAGCTGGAATGATGGTGAAGAATCTAAACCAAACAGAACCGTTGGTTTAAGCAGCATAAGGCTCACACCGCCGACTGTTTCTGTTAAAAGCAGCTTTGGGTTGATGGAGTCTGTTGAAGTGTTTATTGATCCTGGATGGCGTCCAGGGACCGTGACGAGTATACTCTGTGTGGTTTAAGTCAACAAATCAGTATTTGGAGTTCAAACACAATGCTATAAGGCCTTCCGAGGAGACGATAGCCAAACTGGTGTCGGTTAGTTTTTATCTGGCTTTAGTCAACTTTTGATTCTTGTTTGATTTATAAATCGAGTGTTATGTTGTTTCTGTTTTCAGCAAAACACTAATGAAGTAAATGCTGCTTGTATGCAACAGGTGCTAGAGGAACACAGCCGAGAAAATGACAGTCGTAAGAGAAAAAGAGGAGAAGTAGAGCACAATCCAGACTTAAGTGAGGCTGCTGGTATGTCTTTAACCCTCTCATTAGTGTGTCATGGACTTAGTTTCTGCCATGCTCTTGAAACATTTCCACTGTTGTTTTCAGCTACTGAATCAGTTTCATCTCAAACAGAGGCTGGAACTGAAGAATTCACTGTCCAGCCGGTGAGTCATCTTTGATTCAGCATTGTCACTCTTTACTTTCTTAATAAGTTTGTTATATAATGGTGGCTTATTATTCATTATCTCCTTTGGGATGGCAGGAGAGCAGCGAAGAAGCTAACAACAATCAGGTGATGCAAATAGTTGTTTTGCCTTTTGCTAAGGAGTCATCGTTTTGGAAGGAACTTGAAACAAGAGAAGTCTTCCAGAGAGCACCACCACCAACATATTTCTCTAAAAATTCTAAAAATCATTCTCTAAGAATACCTAAAAATCATTAGGTAATTCCAAAAATATATTTATAAAGTAATATGGTCAAGACGTATTTATAGCTCTTATTTTTTTTATATCTATCATTTTATCTATCATTTTTTTATAAAAAAGTTCTAATTTCATAAAACTGCAAAAAAAAAGAACTTTAATTGGGATTAAAAAGTTACAAAATTATGAAACTATAACAATTTAAATCAAATTGAATTACATATATGTCATCCATTGGTTCAAACAGTTAGTTTCGGGTTTAGGGAGTTTTATCAAATTTTTAAATAAAACCGAATTGCATATCGGATCACCGCGTTACCAATTTGACTGTAGGTTTGGATCGGATTTAAAAGCGCTAATTTAAATGCAAAAAATATTTTAAATAAAAGAAATACTACAAATTGACAAAATATTTGTAATGTTGTTTGTGAAATTTTTTTATCATATAATATTCTAAAAACGCAGATAAAAAATCTAGTTATATTATTAAGATGAACAAAGCATTACTCTGAAGTCTGAACCAAATCAGTTTCTTCGAGTCACAATTGTCTTTATAAAACTTTGAACCAAACCATAACTTCTTCAAGTCAATTTTAAACATTAATTTAAAAAAGGAAATTTCATTTTCAAAACAAAGGAAATATCCAAGAACTTCGGTTTATAAAACTGACAAGAATGGTGGAACCTACATGATAGCTTTTTGCTGTGGTGGAACCTACAGGAAATTTCATTTTCAAATCACAGGAAATATCCAGGAACTGCGGTCCATTAAACTTAATTTCTCTATAGCGTGTATTGTCAGTACTTTATTTCCATTAAGCTTTAGTTTCTTTATTGGTACTTTATAAAAAGAGAACTTTTTATATTTCCACTAAGCTTTAGTTTCTCTCTTGCTAGTGTGAACATTGTCAGTCAATATCGTCAACGTTTTCTCATTATATACACAAAACCCTTTGTGTATCATTAGTCTCTCTATCTCGTAAAATCTCTGTGATCTATAGATCTTCTCTCCAGCGTAGTAATGTATCTTTACCTTCTCCCTGTGATAGTTGCTACGCCTTTGTGTAGTAGAATCTTTTCTTTTGTTTATGCAAAGTTCAAAGTCCAAGAAAACAAAATAATTGCTTCTTCTCCTTCATCACCATCTCCCAAGTCAACTTTGCCTCGTAACTGCATACACGATGTCTTCCCTAGCTTCCATGGAGCAGATGTCCGTAAATCCTTTCTCAGTCATCTTCTGAAGGAGTTTGGGATCAAAGGAATCAACCTGTTCATCGATAACGAGATCACTAGAGGAGAGTTTATAGGCCCTGAGCTCAAGAAGGCAATCCAAGGATCAAGAATCGCGATTGTGTTGCTCTCGAAAAGATACGCTTCTTCATCCTGGTGTCTCGACGAGTTAGTGGAGATCATGAAGTGTAAGGAAGAGTTAAGTCAAACGGTGATGCCCGTTTTCTATGAAGTGGATCCATCTGATGTCAAGAAGCAGGCCGGTGACTTTGGGAAAGTCTTCAAAAAAACTTGTAAAGGCAAAACAAATGAGGTTATTGTAAAATGGAGTCAAGCTCTAGCTAAAGTGGCCACACTCGCTGGTTACCATTCAAAGAACTGGTTCGTCAAATCATTCCAAACACAAATCAAACTATATATTAATGTCTTTTTTGTTTGAACAACTTTAATTGACTTTGATGTTTTGAATATGTTGTATAAGGGATAACGAGGCAAAAATGATAGAAGATGTTGCCACTGATGTCGCGAAGATGTTGTTTAACTCCACTCCGTCAAGATATTTAGACGAATTTATTGGGATGGAAGCTCATATGAACAAGATTTTGCGTGTTTTACGCACAGATTTGGATGAAGTGAGGATGATAGGGATTTGGGGGCCGGCTGGGATTGGCAAGACCACCATTGCTAGGTGTCTGTTCAATCAACTATCCCATTCGTTTCAATACAGTGTCTTTATGATGAATGTCAAAGCAATGTATACGCCACCGATTTGTTCAGACGACCACAATGTGAAGTTACATTTGCAGCAAAAGCTTTTGTCTCAACTACTCAACCAGAAGGAAGATCTCGAGATTTCTCACTTGGGAGTTGCACAAGAAAGACTGAATGACAAGAAAGTTCTTGTTGTTCTTGATAACGTTGATCGGTTAGTACAACTAGAAGCCATGGCCAAAGAAACTCTGTGGTTTGGTCATGGAAGTCGGATTATCGTTACAACGCAAGATCGTAAGATTCTGAAGGCACATGGGATCACTGATATTTACAAGGTTGATTTTCCATCAAATCGTGAGGCTATTCAGATGTTTTGTATGTATGCTTTTGGTAAAAAGTCCCCTGAAGATGGTTTTGAGAAGCTTGTATGGGAAGTTACAAGACTCGTCGGTAAACTCCCTTTGGGACTAAGGGTTATGGGATCTCATTTTCGTGGAATGTCCAAGCAGGAGTGGGAGAATGAACTACCAGAGCTATGGAGATGCCTTGATGGAGAAATTGAGAGCATTTTGATGTTCGGTTATAACGCATTATCTCAAGAAAATAAAGATTTGTTTCTTCACATAGCCTGCTTTTTCAACAATGAGTGGAAAGATAAAGTGGTAGAGCATCTTTCAACGAGATTTTCTAATATGAGGCAACGGCTTAACGTCTTAGCCGATAAGTCTCTCATATCTTTGAAACGGGGAGATGTGATTATGCATGATCTGCTAGTCCAGCTTGGTAGAGATATTGTCCGCAAACAGTCCAGTGAGCCTGGACAACGCCAGTTTCTGGTCGATAAAAGAGAGACTTGTGAAGTACTGGCTGATGATGCAGCGGTAAGTTTTGATCATTACAAACTGAGTCTGTTTGATAACTAGCTACAATCATCTCTACCTTATTTTTGGCTCTGTTTTCAGGGTAGTAGAAGTGTTATTGGCGTAATGTTTGATGGACACGAAATAAATGTGAGTGAGAGAGCCTTTGAAGGAATGTCTAATCTCCAGTTCTTAAGATTGGAAGTGGAACGTGCTGGTGGAGGAGATGCATTTCATCTATTTGGTGGACAAAGCAATTTATCTCGTAAACTTAGATTACTAAAATGGAGATTTTTTCCGATGACATGTTTGAATTGTATTCCCAACCCAGAGCTCCTCGTGGAACTATCCATGCATGGCAGCAAACTTGAGAAGTTGTGGGAAAGAACAAAAGTAAGTAACATAAGAATATCATTTTTTTTTAACCAAGTTGTTATCACTATTATTGATCAGATTTGTAACTTGAAAAAACTAGACTAATAGCACGTAACAAATGTGTTATTGTTGATTTTTTTCTGTCAGCCGCTTAGCAATCTCAAGTGGGTTGATTTGGCGCATTCAAAAAACTTGAAGGATGTTTTTAGTCTCTCAACTGCCACTAGTCTACAGGAATTAAATCTCAGAGGATGTTCAAGTTTAGTGGAGCTTCCCTCTTCTATTGGAAATGCCATTCATCTCAAGAAGTTGAATCTCAGTGGATGTTCAAGTTTGGTAGAGCTTCCTTCCTCTATTGGGAATGCAACTAATCTCCAGTTTCTGTCTCTTAGTAGTTGTTCAAGTTTAGTGGAGCTTCCATCTTCTATTGGGAATGCCATAAGAAACCTCAAGGAATTGGATTTTAGTAGATGCTCAAGTTTAGTGGGAGTCCCTTCCTCTATTGGAAACGCCACTAATCTCAAGCGTTTGGATTTTAGAAGATGCTCAAGTCTTGTGGAGCTTCCTGCCTCTATTGGAAACCTCCATAAACTATACTCTTTGACTTTAAAAGAATGTCGCAAGCTGGAGGTTCTTCCTGTCAACATCAACTTGAAATCTCTGAGGACACTTGATCTCACTGATTGCTCCTTGATGCAATCTTTTCCTGAGATCTCGACAAACATCAAATATATGTATCTCACTGGAACTGCGATTAAACAAGTGCCTTCATCGATCAGCTTGTGGCCTCGTCTAATTGACTTGCATATGTCATACAGCGAGAACCTCAAGGAGTTCCCTCATGTTCTTGACACCATGACAGTTTTGGTTATGAGCAACACAGAAATACAAGAGATTTTTCCTTGGATCAAGAGAATCTCTCGTCTTCATCTGGATAACCAACAACCTAACCACACACACACATCTGCAAACATATCATCAGTAAGCCTCAAAAGAACAGCTACTAAAGACCAATTCTTTTGTTTACACATAACCACCATTAACAGGAATGATCTGACCGTTGATCCATTCACCACCATCACCAGCCAAGAACCCAACGAGAGGCACCACGTCTCTGACTTCGCCGACTCTCCCAAAAGGATTCTCTGCGGCTATCTTCTCCACAACCTCCGAGCTCTTTCCTTCATAGAACATCTCAGTGGCTATGGGTCCTGGAGCTACACAGTTTGCAGTGATCCCTGTTCCTTTGAGCTCTTTCGCAAGGATCTTAACCATCGTTTCCACAGCTGCTTTTGATGCAGCATAGGCGCCGAATCCAGGCTTCAAACCTCGGGTCATGGAAGATGTGAGGAGTATGATCCGACCACCACCTTCAAACGTGCGATCGAAATCTTCGACTGATGTGTTTGCGATCGAAGGGTACTTAGGATCGAGGACTCCCGCCGAGTTAACCAGAATATGAACCGGCGACTCGAAGGCGTTCTCCGCCGCATCGAACAGAGACGTCACCTGGCTTGGCTCTGAAACGTTGGCCTGAACCACGATCGCTCTTGGTCCGTTTCCGGTAACGGCTGGAAGACCGTTGATCTCCGCTGCGACGAGCTCGGGTCAGACGATTTAGTTGTGTAATTGACGACGACTCTAGCACCGAGTTCAGCGAGGTGGATCGCTATCGCTCTCCCTTTGTTAACCACTCTTCTGTTTATACTTAAGCCTTGATTATTCATATAGATTTTACCTTTTAGTTTTTAAATTTTAGTTTATAAATTTGTTGTTTTCAATCTTGTTTTGTAGATTTTTTTATTTTTAATATCCAGAAGCCCAGACACTCTGTCTAACCGGGAATCGCGAACACGGAAAGAGCATACACATCACAAGACGCGCGCGAGAAGAAGAGGGAGCGTGTTCTGCACCGATCCACTCCGGAGCTGACACGTGTCGAAGAATGCCCCAACATGTTTTGCTGTCGTGTAGGGCTGTGCTTTGATCACAAGGCAACTTTATTTAATAAGATATTTTTTTAATTATTGTTATTACGTTTTTGAGTTTGGTACAATAATTCTTAATCCGAAATAATTAAATAGAGAATTTTCTTCAAAATATGATTTTTGAAAATATATAAAATGAAAATATTACTTAGTTTACAAAATTTTAACCTAGTTTTGTCATATTTAATTTACATAATACTTCAATTTTAATATAATAGAATAGAATATAAATATATATATTGTTTAAAAATAGCATAGAATTTTTCATTTTTTAATTACGATAAAATTTGACTAATATTAATTTATAATAATATTATGTTACTAATTAGAGAATTAATTAGTTAGTGTGTCATGGACTTAGTTTCTGCCATGTTATTGAAACAGTTCCACTGTTGTTTTCAGCTACCGAATCAGTTTCATCTCAAACAGAGGCTGGTACTGAAGAATTCACTGTCCAGCCGGTGAGTCATCTTTGATTCAGCATTGTCACTCTTTACTTTCTTAGTAAGTTTGTTATGTAATGGTGCCTTATTATTCATTATCTTCCTTTGGGGATGGCAGGAGAGCAGCGAAGAAGTTAACAAAAATCAGGTGATGCAAATAGTTGTTTTGCCTTTTGCTAAGGAGTCATCGTTTTGGAAGGAACTTGAAACAAGAGAAGTCTTCCAGAGAGCACCACCACAAGCTCCTCATTTCAGCCCATTGGTTGGGGAAAGTGAAGTGTTCCGTGAAGGTCAAGCCCTTGGTATGATGCTCACCTTTTCCAAGCTGACGTTCTCATGGCCAGCTAGATAGCCTCAAAGCGTCCTTTGCCAAGCTGAAGAAACACGGTTTCAATGTTTCTGCGCCTCTGACACGGATCAACGAACTGTTGGCTCTCAAAGATAGACAACAAAAGGCAATAGAGATGAGAAAAATGGTCTAGACAAAGAGGTAATGGCTCTTAAAGAAGAGTTTGGTGAGATGGAACACAAGATTATTGAGCTGGAGAAGCAACAAGTGGATCTGAAAGAGAAGATATGTCAGATGGAGTCATGTGCAAGAGAGCGTGGGGTAGAGCTTGACAATCTCGAGTCTGAGTTCAAAGCAACTTCATCTGCTTCCTGGTAAGCAAAACTCTGATGAGCTGTCTGATTTTAGTTAAAGGTTTTGTCTGAGATAAATGGCTTTTGTGTTTCCAAAAAAAAGTGGCTTTTATTGTTAAAATGATTGGTTAGTGGAACTCATGAGAGATCGATCAGTAACACATGGTTGATTAGTGACTATTGGTTATTCGTTGGTTCGTTGGTGCAAGCTATTAAAAGAGCCAAGTAGTTAACCATCTTCTTTGTTTTTCCGTTTAGTAATCTAGTTTTTAACATCTCTCATAGCTTTTCAGTATCTCAGGGGCTAAACCTGAGTAAAGAAGGAACAAGAGTGCAAGCAAGGTGAGAACCTAAGATCAAGCAAGATCAGAGTCCACTGTCTATTTTACCAGTGCCAAAACTAACACTAAATCACATAGGATGAAAATGATAATTTCGAAACATAAGTACTAATTAAGTAAAAACAGAGAAGTTAAGGGGGTAGATTTGATTTGCTTTAAGACCCAAAAGTTACGGAGAGTTGCCATAATTAAACCCGCGCTCATCGCACCCAAACGCTCTCAAAGTTCAAAAATCAAAGTTGAATCCTTTTTTTTTTTCTGGTTTTCTTCGCGTCGTATCGTAAGAGGAGAAGAAAGATCCATCTCTCTCTCTCTTGCAATCTAGAGACTTTCAGACTCTTGCGGTTTTTTCTTTCGCTATACAACAGACACTGGTACGCTTCGTTATTCATCAGTCATTTCGATGGGTATTTAAGATATGGTTTAGAATCATTTGAGTATATGATCATTTCGGTAAAGTTGTTACTCAAATGATTGTACCATATCTCTAAGTTGTGTATATCCTATTATTTTATTCAGTTTTTGATACTTATGATCTTGCTTGTTGACTTCGCTGTGGCTTTTATTCTCAGAGGGAAACAAAAATGGGGAGAAACCTGGGTTCAGCGTTTAGACAAGAGTTGGCTAACCTTGACAAAGATCCAGATACTAACAAGACTGCAATGAGCAACTTGAGAACCATTGTGAAAGATCTGGATGCAAAAGCTCTACATGTGTTTCTCAATCAACTTTCTGAAACAAAAGAGATCGGTTCTGACTCTGGTGGTGGGTACACGGTTTCTCTCTTTGAAGACCTTGCACGTGCCCA
This sequence is a window from Brassica oleracea var. oleracea cultivar TO1000 chromosome C1, BOL, whole genome shotgun sequence. Protein-coding genes within it:
- the LOC106341027 gene encoding uncharacterized protein LOC106341027, translated to MKRGDEIEVSSDEEGLKGCWFRAILEDPLPKSGNKKLNVSLLANDGSSTTTQKTTYRRFLRPIPPESLFTAAGEFEEGCVVEASRGGGWWTGAVVNKINDEEVWLFFDSPPNLLQFRTGQLRQHFDWVKQEWVFVSKKSTFRCETMVEVKVDDDVDMWVPSVIVKEMVNRKSFVVKSLKYLSWNDGEESKPNRTVGLSSIRLTPPTVSVKSSFGLMESVEVFIDPGWRPGTVTSILCVQNTNEVNAACMQQVLEEHSRENDSRKRKRGEVEHNPDLSEAAATESVSSQTEAGTEEFTVQPESSEEANNNQVMQIVVLPFAKESSFWKELETREVFQRAPPPTYFSKNSKNHSLRIPKNH
- the LOC106335102 gene encoding probable disease resistance protein RPP1; its protein translation is MYLYLLPVIVATPLCSRIFSFVYAKFKVQENKIIASSPSSPSPKSTLPRNCIHDVFPSFHGADVRKSFLSHLLKEFGIKGINLFIDNEITRGEFIGPELKKAIQGSRIAIVLLSKRYASSSWCLDELVEIMKCKEELSQTVMPVFYEVDPSDVKKQAGDFGKVFKKTCKGKTNEVIVKWSQALAKVATLAGYHSKNWDNEAKMIEDVATDVAKMLFNSTPSRYLDEFIGMEAHMNKILRVLRTDLDEVRMIGIWGPAGIGKTTIARCLFNQLSHSFQYSVFMMNVKAMYTPPICSDDHNVKLHLQQKLLSQLLNQKEDLEISHLGVAQERLNDKKVLVVLDNVDRLVQLEAMAKETLWFGHGSRIIVTTQDRKILKAHGITDIYKVDFPSNREAIQMFCMYAFGKKSPEDGFEKLVWEVTRLVGKLPLGLRVMGSHFRGMSKQEWENELPELWRCLDGEIESILMFGYNALSQENKDLFLHIACFFNNEWKDKVVEHLSTRFSNMRQRLNVLADKSLISLKRGDVIMHDLLVQLGRDIVRKQSSEPGQRQFLVDKRETCEVLADDAAGSRSVIGVMFDGHEINVSERAFEGMSNLQFLRLEVERAGGGDAFHLFGGQSNLSRKLRLLKWRFFPMTCLNCIPNPELLVELSMHGSKLEKLWERTKPLSNLKWVDLAHSKNLKDVFSLSTATSLQELNLRGCSSLVELPSSIGNAIHLKKLNLSGCSSLVELPSSIGNATNLQFLSLSSCSSLVELPSSIGNAIRNLKELDFSRCSSLVGVPSSIGNATNLKRLDFRRCSSLVELPASIGNLHKLYSLTLKECRKLEVLPVNINLKSLRTLDLTDCSLMQSFPEISTNIKYMYLTGTAIKQVPSSISLWPRLIDLHMSYSENLKEFPHVLDTMTVLVMSNTEIQEIFPWIKRISRLHLDNQQPNHTHTSANISSVSLKRTATKDQFFCLHITTINRNDLTVDPFTTITSQEPNERHHVSDFADSPKRILCGYLLHNLRALSFIEHLSGYGSWSYTVCSDPCSFELFRKDLNHRFHSCF